Proteins co-encoded in one Diprion similis isolate iyDipSimi1 chromosome 13, iyDipSimi1.1, whole genome shotgun sequence genomic window:
- the LOC124414072 gene encoding AMP deaminase 2 isoform X5: MFANVRASKRWQRDNMVTLRAAKDLEERRSHYEPSIGPGVPDDNEHPFGLEENDFVPHFQRVSISGEDTSGVPLEDLQQASQMLVQALVIREKYMQNSKQSFPSITSRFLRGADRAPHSTVEEVIHDDRKPIADHPVHAPASRGDPWECVFPPAKNYLISAVNGVFNVYCNEEDLANGKPVPYSYPDLATFVGDMNLLCMMIADGPLKSFCYRRLSYLSSKFQLHVLLNELRELASQKAVPHRDFYNIRKVDTHIHAASCMNQKHLLRFIKKTLKNHADEVVTCAKNGETMTLREVFQSMNLTTYDLTVDMLDVHADRNTFHRFDKFNAKYNPIGESRLREVFLKTDNYLNGKYFARIIKEVASDLEESKYQNAELRLSIYGKNPEEWDKLAKWAIQSDVSSDNVRWLIQIPRLFDIFKLNKLMTNFQEFLNNIFLPLFEVTNDPTTHPELHKFLQYVIGFDSVDDESKPENPLFDKDVSPPAEWDDIENPPYGYYQYYTYANMTVLNHFRAEQGLNTFVLRPHCGEAGPIQHLVCGYMMAENISHGLLLRKVPVLQYLYYLTQIGIAMSPLSNNSLFLNYHRNPLPEYLARGLCVSLSTDDPLQFHFTKEPLMEEYSIAAQVWKLSSCDMCELARNSVIMSGFPHKSKQYWLGPNYTKEGVAGNDITRTNVPDIRVAYRYETLLDELSNIFKMASLNFHAASFNTIDTVASPLM; encoded by the exons ATGTTCGCCAACGTTCGAGCATCAAAACGATGGCAACGAGATAATATGGTCACGCTCAG AGCTGCGAAGGATCTTGAAGAGCGACGCAGTCATTACGAACCATCGATAGGTCCAGGAGTGCCGGATGACAATGAGCACCCATTTGGTCttgaagaaaatgattttgtCCCACACTTTCAACGTGTTTCGATATCCGGCGAGGATACCTCAGGG GTGCCTCTTGAGGATTTACAACAGGCGTCACAGATGCTTGTCCAGGCTCTTGTTATTCGCGAGAAATACATGCAGAATTCTAAACAAAGTTTTCCATCAATTACATCTCGGTTTTTGAGAGGTGCCGATAGAGCGCCTCACAGCACAGTCGAGGAAGTGATACATGATGATCGTAAACCAATCGCAG ATCACCCAGTTCATGCGCCAGCGTCGCGTGGCGATCCATGGGAGTGCGTTTTTCCACCTGCAAAAAATTACCTTATATCTGCTGTAAATGGAGTTTTCAACGTCTATTGCAACGAAGAAGATCTTGCGAATGGAAAGCCAGTTCCATATTCGTATCCGGATTTGGCAACTTTTGTTGGAGATATGAATCTTCTCTGTATGATGATCGCTGACGGTCCATTAAAATCCTTTTGCTACAGGAGGTTGAGCTATTTGTCCTCGAAATTTCAGCTCCACGTACTGCTTAACGAACTTAGAGAGCTTGCGAGTCAAAAGGCTGTTCCTCACAGGGATTTTTACAATATCAGAAAG GTTGATACTCATATTCACGCGGCGTCATGCATGAATCAAAAGCATCTTCTTAGATTCATAAAGAAAACACTAAAAAACCATGCAGACGAAGTGGTGACGTGTGCAAAGAATGGAGAAACGATGACTCTGCGAGAAGTATTCCAGTCTATGAACCTCACAACGTATGATTTGACTGTGGATATGCTGGATGTGCACGCT GACAGAAACACCTTTCACAGATTTGACAAATTCAATGCCAAGTATAATCCCATCGGTGAAAGTCGTCTTCGAGAAGTCTTTCTGAAAACCGATAACTACTTGAATGGAAAATACTTTGCCAGGATCATTAAAGAGGTTGCGAGTGATCTCGAGGAATCTAAATACCAAAATGCCGAATTGCGTTTGTCCATTTATGGAAAAAATCCAGAGGAATGGGATAAGTTAGCCAAATGGGCAATCCAAAGTGATGTTTCGTCGGATAACGTACGGTGGCTGATACAAATACCTAGGCTTTT tgacatttttaaactcaaCAAATTGATGACCAACTTCCAAGAGTTTTTGAACAATATATTTCTACCTCTTTTTGAGGTCACTAACGATCCGACAACTCATCCCGAACTTCACAAATTTCTACAATAT GTGATAGGCTTTGATTCGGTGGATGACGAGAGTAAGCCAGAAAACCCGCTGTTCGACAAAGATGTTAGCCCGCCAGCTGAATGGGATGACATTGAAAATCCGCCGTACGGATACTATCAGTACTATACTTACGCTAATATGACAGTGCTAAACCATTTCCGAGC GGAACAAGGCTTGAACACGTTTGTGTTGAGGCCGCACTGCGGAGAAGCTGGACCCATTCAGCATCTTGTGTGCGGTTACATGATggctgaaaatatttctcacgGTTTACTGTTGAGAAAGGTGCCGGTGTTACAATACCTGTATTATTTAACCCAAATTGGTATCGCTATGTCACCACTCAGCAACAATTCCCTCTTTCTCAATTACCATCGTAATCCGTTACCCGAATATTTGGCCAGAGGACTCTGCGTCAGCTTATCGACAGACGATCCACTACAATTCCACTTTACGAAG GAACCTCTGATGGAAGAATACAGTATCGCTGCTCAGGTGTGGAAACTTAGCTCATGCGACATGTGTGAACTGGCTCGAAACTCTGTTATCATGAGCGGATTCCCACACAAA AGCAAGCAGTACTGGCTGGGGCCAAATTACACAAAAGAAGGAGTAGCGGGTAACGATATAACGAGGACCAATGTCCCAGACATTCGTGTCGCGTACCGTTATGAGACCCTACTCGACGAGTTATCCAACATCTTCAAG ATGGCGTCACTGAACTTTCATGCCGCATCTTTCAATACTATCGATACAGTTGCTTCCCCGCTAATGTGA
- the LOC124413961 gene encoding UDP-xylose and UDP-N-acetylglucosamine transporter, translating to MQAPLAVFLVFLGCCTNVVFLELLVKEDPGSGNLITFSQFAFIALEGFIFTSKFGTVKPTIGLKDYTILVSMFFVVSVCNNYAFDFNIPMPLHMIFRAGSLIANMIMGIIILKKKYVFSKYLSVFMISSGIFLCTLISGKEVKSTQIVRPDSLPTTPWDDFFWWILGITLLTVALFISARMGIYQEVLYVRYGKHAKEALFYTHLLPLPFFLTLVPNIWNHTVLAVNSDPLALPLIGISMPKTLVYLIGNVLTQYMCISSVYVLTTECTSLTVTLVVTLRKFVSLLFSIVYFKNPFTLYHWIGTTLVFVGTIIFTEVIPKIQQGLRAPPKGEKVQ from the exons ATGCAGGCCCCTCTCGCTGTATTTCTTGTCTTCTTAGGATGTTGTACAAACGTTGTGTTTCTGGAGCTTTTGGTCAA agaaGACCCTGGCAGTGGGAATTTGATTACCTTCTCGCAATTTGCATTTATTGCTCTGGAAGGTTTCATATTCACTTCAAAGTTTGGAACGGTGAAACCAACCATAGGATTAAAGGACTACACGATTTTAGTTTCCATGTTCTTCGTTGTTAGTGTCTGTAACAATTATGCTTTTGACTTTAACATACCGATGCCCTTACACATGATATTCAGAGCT gGTTCTCTGATAGCAAACATGATCATGGGAATAATAATACTGAAGAAGAAATATGTATTCAGCAAGTATCTTTCAGTATTCATGATAAGTTCGGGAATATTCTTATGCACACTTATCAGTGGCAAAGAAGTCAAATCTACGCAGATCGTCCGTCCGGACAGTTTACCAACCACTCCATGGGATGACTTTTTCTGGTGGATTCTTGGCATTACTCTGCTTACTGTAGCTCTCTTTATATCCGCTAGGATGGGCATTTACCAAGAAGTTTTGTACGTACGCTACGGAAAACACGCCAAAGAAGCCTTGTTTTATACG caTCTATTGCCACTGCCCTTCTTTCTGACATTGGTACCAAATATCTGGAATCATACTGTTCTGGCTGTTAATTCGGATCCTTTAGCGCTACCTCTCATTGGCATTTCAATGCCCAAAACACTCGTATACCTGATAGGAAATGTTCTGACACA GTACATGTGCATCAGCTCTGTTTACGTACTGACGACAGAGTGTACGTCGTTGACGGTGACGCTGGTGGTGACACTGAGGAAATTTGTGTCGTTACTGTTTTCTATAGTGTACTTCAAAAATCCATTCACGTTGTACCATTGGATCGGAACGACCCTGGTATTCGTAGGAACGATTATATTCACAGAAGTGATTCCTAAAATTCAGCAAGGCTTACGAGCACCGCcgaaaggagaaaaagtaCAATAG